From the Burkholderia glumae LMG 2196 = ATCC 33617 genome, one window contains:
- a CDS encoding DUF934 domain-containing protein, translating into MASIIKNRAVTDDAWQVVRAGEDGALPEVGALPAGKVLVPLAYWQAEREALSAAKTKDELGVWLAPDSEPAELVADFDRLTVIAVDFPRFGDGRGYSTAHLLRKRYGWTGELRAIGDVLRDQLNYMSRCGFDAFAVRADRDPHDALNAFSEFSERYQGAVDDATPLFRRRAAAGRVGA; encoded by the coding sequence ATGGCTTCGATTATCAAGAACCGCGCAGTGACCGACGACGCCTGGCAGGTCGTGCGCGCGGGCGAGGACGGCGCGCTGCCCGAGGTGGGCGCGCTGCCGGCCGGCAAGGTGCTGGTGCCGCTCGCCTACTGGCAGGCCGAGCGCGAGGCGTTGAGCGCCGCGAAGACGAAGGACGAACTCGGCGTGTGGCTCGCGCCGGACAGCGAGCCGGCCGAGCTCGTCGCCGACTTCGACAGGCTGACGGTGATCGCGGTGGACTTCCCGCGCTTCGGCGACGGCCGCGGCTACAGCACCGCCCACCTGCTGCGCAAGCGCTACGGCTGGACCGGCGAGCTGCGCGCGATCGGCGACGTGCTGCGCGACCAGCTGAACTACATGTCGCGTTGCGGCTTCGACGCGTTCGCGGTGCGCGCGGACCGCGACCCGCACGACGCGCTGAACGCGTTCAGCGAATTCTCGGAACGCTACCAGGGCGCGGTGGACGACGCGACACCGTTGTTCCGCCGCCGCGCCGCCGCCGGCCGGGTGGGCGCATGA
- a CDS encoding nitrite/sulfite reductase: MYQYDQYDQTIVDERVAQYRDQVRRRLSGELSEEEFRPLRLQNGLYMQRHAYMHRIAIPYGNLRSDQLRMLARIAREHDRGYGHFSTRSNIQFNWIRLEETPDLLAKLASVQMHGIQTSGNCIRNITADQFAGVAPDETIDPRPWAEILRQWSTFHPEFAWLPRKFKIAVSGSKVDRAAVQMHDLGVYLSRNADGEIVASILAGGGLGRTPIVGSIIRENLPWQHLLTYCEAVLRVYNRFGRRDNLYKARIKILVKALSPEKFAQQVEAEWQHLKDGPSTLTQDEVERVSRCFAPPAYEKLADTDASYEQHLLENKAFARWVERNVAPHKVSGYAAVTLSLKPNGVAPGDATDAQMEAVADWADAYSFGELRVSHEQNLILANVKKRDLFELWEKAKAVGFATPNIGLLTDIIACPGGDFCSLANAKSIPIAQAIQERFDDLDYVYDLGEMSLNISGCMNSCGHHHVGNIGILGVDKDGSEWYQVSLGGEQGTGQDGLKLGRVIGPSFSAEEVPDVITKLVDTYVESRIDGERFIDTYNRIGIAPFKERVYAARQPAHA; encoded by the coding sequence ATGTATCAGTACGACCAGTACGACCAGACGATCGTCGACGAACGCGTCGCGCAATATCGCGACCAGGTGCGTCGCCGGCTGTCGGGCGAATTGAGCGAGGAAGAATTCCGTCCGCTGCGCCTGCAGAACGGCCTGTACATGCAGCGTCACGCGTACATGCACCGGATCGCGATTCCCTACGGCAATCTGCGCAGCGACCAGCTGCGCATGCTGGCACGCATCGCGCGCGAGCACGACCGCGGCTATGGCCACTTCTCGACGCGCTCGAACATCCAGTTCAACTGGATCCGGCTCGAGGAAACGCCGGACCTGCTCGCCAAGCTCGCGTCGGTACAGATGCACGGCATCCAGACCTCCGGCAACTGTATCCGCAACATCACGGCCGACCAGTTCGCCGGCGTCGCGCCCGACGAGACGATCGATCCGCGCCCGTGGGCCGAAATCCTGCGCCAGTGGTCGACGTTCCACCCCGAATTCGCCTGGCTGCCGCGCAAGTTCAAGATCGCCGTGTCCGGCTCGAAGGTGGACCGCGCCGCCGTGCAGATGCACGACCTGGGCGTCTACCTGTCGCGCAATGCCGACGGCGAGATCGTCGCCAGCATCCTCGCGGGCGGCGGCCTGGGCCGCACCCCGATCGTCGGCTCGATCATTCGCGAGAATCTGCCGTGGCAGCATCTGCTGACCTACTGCGAGGCGGTGCTGCGCGTCTATAACCGTTTCGGCCGCCGTGACAATCTCTATAAAGCGCGGATCAAGATCCTCGTGAAGGCGCTTTCGCCGGAGAAGTTCGCGCAGCAGGTCGAGGCGGAATGGCAGCACCTGAAGGACGGTCCCTCGACGCTGACGCAGGACGAAGTCGAGCGCGTGTCGCGCTGCTTCGCCCCGCCGGCCTACGAGAAGCTGGCCGACACCGACGCCTCCTACGAACAGCACCTGCTCGAGAACAAGGCGTTCGCACGCTGGGTCGAGCGCAACGTCGCGCCGCACAAGGTGTCGGGTTACGCGGCGGTCACGCTGTCGCTGAAGCCGAACGGCGTGGCGCCGGGCGACGCAACCGACGCGCAGATGGAGGCGGTGGCCGACTGGGCCGATGCCTATTCGTTCGGCGAGCTGCGCGTGTCGCACGAGCAGAACCTGATTCTCGCCAACGTGAAGAAGCGCGACCTGTTCGAGCTGTGGGAAAAGGCCAAGGCGGTCGGCTTCGCGACGCCGAACATCGGCCTGCTGACCGACATCATCGCGTGCCCGGGCGGCGATTTCTGCTCGCTGGCGAACGCCAAGTCGATCCCGATCGCGCAGGCGATCCAGGAGCGTTTCGACGATCTCGACTACGTCTACGACCTCGGCGAGATGTCGCTGAACATCTCGGGCTGCATGAACTCGTGCGGTCACCACCACGTCGGCAACATCGGCATTCTCGGCGTCGACAAGGACGGCTCGGAGTGGTACCAGGTGTCGCTCGGCGGCGAGCAGGGCACGGGGCAGGACGGCCTGAAGCTGGGCCGCGTGATCGGCCCGTCGTTCTCGGCCGAGGAAGTGCCCGACGTGATCACGAAGCTGGTCGATACCTACGTCGAGTCGCGCATCGACGGCGAGCGCTTCATCGACACCTACAACCGCATCGGCATCGCGCCGTTCAAGGAGCGGGTCTACGCGGCGCGCCAGCCGGCCCACGCGTAA